In uncultured Cohaesibacter sp., a genomic segment contains:
- a CDS encoding AAA family ATPase gives MFSQRVMAELLERHGDLFSDLVAVKKTLNSRFYGLSDQIHCQMLAVASGESMLLIGPPGTAKSRLIRSFAHLCGLLGDDELIGSQERSNDGILHEFKQETRYFEYLLTPFTEPGELFGFFDIAKLFDANRASAGLERLHEGMMQHAEIIFLDEVFNASSAILNSLLTFINERKFHDRGKSFEVKLSCLFGATNFPPKRPELLAIYDRFLLRSWVDNVPSEPHAIGALMQSGWLESQATELSVTFPYLLERASRFRADLRAMSQSGALVVDMDDEQVNDMLVRLTCVADYARGRRLSQLSNRRIVRFSRIFLVNALLRAAEQGAAQPVMDIQQELMLLARHGLDRLPDPFQENDLMSLLVKGQL, from the coding sequence ATGTTTTCGCAAAGAGTGATGGCCGAGTTGCTGGAGCGTCATGGTGATCTTTTCTCGGATCTGGTCGCTGTCAAGAAAACGCTCAACAGCCGTTTTTATGGCCTTTCCGATCAGATCCATTGTCAGATGCTTGCTGTGGCATCGGGGGAATCCATGTTGCTGATCGGTCCTCCCGGTACGGCCAAATCCCGCCTTATTCGCTCGTTTGCCCATCTTTGCGGCTTGCTGGGCGATGACGAACTGATCGGTTCGCAGGAGCGTTCCAATGACGGCATCCTGCATGAATTCAAGCAGGAAACACGCTATTTCGAATATCTGCTCACCCCCTTTACCGAGCCGGGCGAGCTTTTCGGCTTTTTCGACATTGCCAAGCTGTTTGATGCCAATCGCGCCAGCGCCGGGCTTGAGCGGCTGCATGAAGGCATGATGCAGCATGCGGAGATTATCTTTCTGGACGAGGTGTTCAACGCTTCAAGCGCCATTCTCAATTCGCTGCTGACCTTTATCAATGAACGCAAGTTTCATGATCGGGGCAAGTCTTTCGAGGTCAAGCTGTCCTGCCTGTTCGGCGCGACCAACTTTCCGCCCAAGCGGCCTGAACTTCTGGCCATTTATGATCGCTTCCTGCTGCGCAGCTGGGTGGATAACGTGCCCTCCGAGCCCCATGCGATCGGAGCGCTTATGCAGTCGGGCTGGCTTGAAAGTCAGGCAACGGAACTGAGCGTGACCTTCCCCTATCTGCTTGAAAGAGCCAGCCGCTTTCGCGCGGATCTGCGCGCAATGAGCCAGTCGGGCGCTCTTGTCGTCGATATGGATGATGAGCAGGTCAATGATATGCTGGTGCGGCTGACATGTGTGGCCGATTATGCCCGTGGTCGACGCCTGTCGCAGCTGTCCAACCGAAGGATCGTGCGCTTCTCCCGCATTTTTCTCGTCAATGCGCTTTTGCGAGCGGCCGAGCAGGGCGCGGCACAGCCCGTCATGGACATTCAGCAAGAGCTGATGCTGCTGGCCCGCCACGGACTTGACCGGTTGCCCGATCCGTTTCAGGAAAATGATCTGATGTCATTGCTGGTCAAGGGCCAATTGTAA